A window of Alphaproteobacteria bacterium HT1-32 contains these coding sequences:
- a CDS encoding gfo/Idh/MocA family oxidoreductase, with protein sequence MRQIEAAVIGTGWCGGIRAETLSKTALVDKLHICEIKPERLAEVAALTNPATATLDYKDIVNNPAIEVVYISTTPEDTHYPIARDCLKAGKHVLLEKPIAMEFIEADELISIAREKHLKFTIGYSQRFNTKIAYAKKSIADGTLGKVVNVMVSRHLSRNLGKKIANRVKLSPAAMESTHDLDFVFWLLEPAKPVKIYSQGAYGYMKELNGSYDCMWTTVTMDDGTLVVIGGGWNLPPSYPNYCGTWIEITGTEGSLMLDDTSRDNWLNTVSGGTQYPMSTMPGEQVDHVFAGQMGPETIHFLESVLLDRPVMVSPEHARMVMESYCAADVSADTGEPVDLPLSNRTLAQLADLKAANRKR encoded by the coding sequence ATGCGACAGATTGAAGCAGCAGTGATCGGTACCGGCTGGTGTGGCGGCATCCGCGCCGAAACACTTTCGAAAACAGCACTGGTCGACAAGCTTCATATTTGTGAGATCAAACCTGAAAGACTGGCGGAAGTCGCCGCGCTGACCAACCCGGCGACCGCAACTCTCGACTATAAGGACATTGTGAACAACCCGGCCATTGAGGTGGTTTATATCTCCACCACACCGGAAGATACGCATTATCCGATTGCCCGTGACTGCCTGAAAGCGGGCAAACATGTGCTGCTCGAAAAGCCCATCGCAATGGAGTTTATCGAGGCCGACGAACTGATTTCCATCGCCCGCGAGAAGCATCTGAAATTCACCATCGGCTATTCCCAGCGCTTCAACACCAAAATCGCCTATGCCAAGAAATCCATCGCAGACGGGACGCTCGGCAAGGTGGTCAATGTGATGGTCAGCCGTCACCTGTCGCGCAATCTCGGCAAGAAAATCGCCAACCGGGTCAAGCTGTCACCGGCAGCCATGGAATCCACGCATGATCTGGATTTCGTCTTCTGGCTGCTGGAACCCGCCAAACCGGTGAAAATTTATTCGCAGGGCGCCTATGGCTACATGAAGGAGTTGAACGGATCCTACGACTGCATGTGGACAACCGTGACCATGGATGATGGCACGCTGGTGGTCATTGGCGGCGGCTGGAACCTGCCCCCAAGCTATCCGAACTATTGCGGCACCTGGATCGAGATCACCGGCACCGAGGGTTCGCTGATGCTGGATGACACATCGCGGGACAACTGGCTGAATACGGTTTCCGGCGGCACCCAGTATCCGATGTCGACCATGCCCGGCGAACAGGTTGACCATGTCTTTGCCGGTCAGATGGGGCCGGAGACAATTCATTTCCTGGAATCTGTCCTGCTGGACCGTCCGGTAATGGTCTCCCCCGAACATGCCCGCATGGTCATGGAATCATACTGCGCCGCCGATGTTTCTGCCGACACCGGAGAGCCTGTTGACCTGCCCCTGTCGAACCGGACCCTCGCCCAACTGGCCGATCTGAAGGCCGCAAACCGGAAACGCTGA
- a CDS encoding AEC family transporter: MFEEIAFVIVPVLLMAGVGYAISRSSLDIDSESLGRLVVMVGTPSLVFSTLTSPDLPELSLSGTVQAALLVTVCAGSLSAGFLLLTRQPIRSFLPSLTLPNSGNVGLPVVLLAFGQQGLAIGVAFFFVIALLQYSFVPAIMDGRFSLTRILKEPLVYALLAVFLFRLTDTTPHPIILQTTELLGGMMIPVMVILLGYSLGQLQVSDLRLSLILALARIVIGTTSGLLVIWLLGLQGVEAGSVFLMASMPCAMVIYLFALRYNRAPRRVAGLVVVSTLMTFSVLPVLLWIGIAISKGSLPFFSFLGGA, encoded by the coding sequence TTGTTTGAAGAAATCGCCTTTGTCATTGTGCCGGTACTTCTTATGGCGGGTGTCGGATATGCGATCAGCCGCAGCAGTCTCGACATCGACAGCGAATCGCTTGGCCGTCTTGTTGTCATGGTTGGCACGCCTTCGCTTGTTTTCTCGACCCTGACATCTCCGGACCTGCCGGAACTCTCACTCAGCGGAACGGTTCAGGCAGCACTTCTGGTGACAGTTTGCGCCGGGTCTCTGAGTGCCGGGTTTCTGTTGCTGACCCGACAGCCCATCCGCTCCTTCCTGCCCAGTCTGACCCTGCCAAATTCCGGAAATGTCGGATTGCCGGTTGTGTTGCTGGCCTTTGGTCAGCAGGGTCTGGCCATTGGTGTGGCCTTCTTCTTCGTGATCGCGCTGCTGCAATACAGTTTCGTGCCGGCTATCATGGATGGTCGCTTCAGCCTGACCCGAATTCTCAAGGAACCGCTGGTTTACGCATTGCTTGCGGTATTTTTGTTCCGGCTGACAGATACAACGCCGCATCCGATCATCCTGCAGACGACGGAACTGCTGGGTGGCATGATGATTCCCGTCATGGTCATCCTGCTGGGCTATTCGCTGGGGCAGTTGCAGGTCTCCGACCTCCGGCTGTCGCTGATCCTGGCGCTGGCAAGAATTGTCATCGGTACAACCAGCGGGCTGCTGGTAATCTGGTTGCTGGGACTGCAGGGAGTTGAGGCCGGGAGTGTTTTCCTGATGGCGTCAATGCCCTGTGCCATGGTGATCTATCTGTTTGCACTGCGCTATAACCGGGCGCCAAGGCGGGTCGCCGGACTGGTCGTTGTCTCCACGCTGATGACCTTTTCCGTTCTGCCTGTCCTGTTGTGGATCGGAATTGCGATCAGCAAGGGCAGTTTACCGTTTTTCAGCTTTCTGGGCGGGGCCTGA
- a CDS encoding flavin reductase gives MQCFDATRNSAPFDQDELRQTFGCFATGVTVVTTLGTDGLPVGLVVNSFSSVSLDPPQILWSIGLAAPSRPAFTSHTAFAVNIMPVEAKDETMQFARPSDDKFSGVSWEAGFHGVPVLKSAIATLECETARRIESGDHEIYIGDVRAISRTDGIPLIFHRGRFADLGQVI, from the coding sequence ATGCAGTGCTTTGATGCCACCCGGAATTCCGCGCCGTTCGATCAGGATGAGCTCAGGCAGACTTTCGGCTGTTTTGCCACCGGCGTTACGGTGGTGACGACGCTGGGTACGGACGGTTTGCCGGTCGGTCTGGTCGTGAATTCCTTTTCATCGGTGTCACTCGACCCGCCACAGATATTGTGGAGTATCGGACTGGCAGCGCCGTCGCGCCCGGCCTTTACCTCGCATACGGCATTTGCTGTGAATATCATGCCGGTGGAAGCCAAGGACGAGACGATGCAGTTCGCCCGGCCGTCTGATGACAAGTTCTCCGGGGTCAGCTGGGAGGCTGGTTTCCACGGGGTGCCGGTACTGAAAAGTGCGATTGCCACGCTGGAATGTGAAACCGCCCGCCGGATCGAAAGTGGCGATCATGAGATTTATATTGGCGATGTCCGGGCGATCAGTCGCACTGATGGCATACCGCTTATCTTTCATCGCGGCAGGTTTGCCGATCTGGGACAGGTTATCTGA